From the genome of Brassica oleracea var. oleracea cultivar TO1000 chromosome C4, BOL, whole genome shotgun sequence:
AACCTCACCTCTTAAGTGGGTTCTTAAGAAGTGGGTCTCATAATTTCTTTTAAAACCACCTTTTCTTTCTCTTCCGTAAGAGACAAGTTTGGTGGGTTTTGTACTGTTCGCGGACCCCACTGACACGTGGCGGCCTGCGATTGATTTATTTTTAATTTTTTTTTTTTTTTTTTCTAATAAGAACCCAAATGGGGTTTTAAGGGTTAATGGTGCTCTTATGCCTTTACCGAAGGGTATTACTTCCTTTGAAAAACCAGTGGCAATAAAAGTAATATGTCAAGGTAGATCAAGGGTAAATATTAACAATGATCCTAAATTAATAATATTGATATAACATAATTACGTTGGAGATGTTCGATGGAAACAACTAGAGACGTAAGAGTTACATTAGAAACGGAAGGAAAAAAATACTAATAATTGTCATGCAAATGATATACAACATAGAATAGAAATAAAACATTACAGAGAGCATAAGGCTCATTTCGATCAATTATTGGTACATAACTATCAATAACAGCACACACATACATCATGGCAATACTTTCAGATTTAAAAAAATATATATATATATACTTTCAGATTTTCTTTGACGCCAATTTTCGGTACATCTCGTCGACTTGTGCCTGTATAATGGAACTTTAGTGGACTGAACTAGTCTATGAATTTTGTCTACAAAAATTAAGGTGAAACAAAGATAATTGGAAACCTGATAATACTTGAGAAGATTGTTCCTCTTATTCTTGAGCGTCGCAGTCACCAAGTCTCTCTCTAAGTCGAAAGATTTTATCTCCACCGTCACTGCTTTGATGTACTCAAACCTTTTTAGCTGTAGTATTTTATTTGTTCAAATCCACGACTAAGTAATGTTAGTATCTATTTATTTTAATGGAAGAATTTTGATGGAGACAAAAGATCAAAAGAATTTAAACAAACCTTGTTCTTCTCTGCCGTGGACTTCAGTTCTAAAATGATGTGTTCTTGCAACTCCGTGAGAGAACATAGTTCTTCGAATGGTTTATTTAAACCGAGATCTTTAGCCCACCGGTTCACGACTTCAGGGTTTGGAACAATCACCGCGACAAGCATTGATTTGAAGCTGTCTCCATAAACCCATATCTAAGAAAACAAACAGACAGCAACTAGATGAAAACCGAGGATAAAGAAACCCTAAAATGGCATGCTTGCTTGCTTCACAAGAAATCATGATCCAGAGTTGAGAAACTTACATCTTGGACAACAGAGTTTTGACCGTAGATGTTTTCCAAGTTCTCAAGAGCAACGTACTCTCCTTGAGAAAGTTTGATCAAATTCTTTTTACGATCAATTATCTTGAGCACCCCATTTGGTTGAATCTCACCTATATCTCCTGTTAAAAAAAAAGATCAACACACACATCAAGACCAATCAAGAAACAAGAACCAGAGCATTCTAGTTTCTCTTTCAATCATTCACATACCTGTATGGAACCATCCGTCTTTCAAGACTTCATCAGTAAGTTTAGGGTTCTTGTAATATCCAGAAAATAAACATTTTCCTCTTATACAGATCTCGCCTGCTGGATTTTCACCGAGTGGGTCGTAGCCCATTTCAGCCACCTCCTCAAGCCTTATCTCGTTGTAAACCGCCGGTATACCGACTGTCCCTAACATACACATCTCATCCGGTATACACATAGCAGTTCCTCCAAGCGTCTCCGTCAGACCTAATCCAAACAACCACATCAGCATTTACTTTCCTTGGCATGCAAGAAACCTAGAATGCATAGGCATGTAATATATATACCGTAGCCTTGGAGGACAAAGCAACAACAAGTAACTCTTAAGAACTCTTCAATCTCAGGGCTCAGAGGTGCTCCTCCAGATATTAGCAACCGGATTCGACCTCCCAATTTGTCTCTAATCTATAATAAAATTCCAAAACCGCGGAAAGTATATGTAATGACCAAAAACAAAAAAAAAATAACCAATATTTGGACTGTCTTTAACCTTTCTGAAAGCAATTAAATCAGCCATGGGTGAAGCTTTGCTATGCGAGTATCCACGATTCAACCATGAAAGCTTGCTGCATAATCATTTAGTTTTGTAATGCTACATCATTAAAGAACAGAGAAGAAATAAAAAAACAGAGAAAGTAACGTTGAAGTTGCTTACTGTTTGTAGAGAGCATTGAAGATAAATCTCCTTCTAGGGTTAAGTTCCTGAAGAGCCTTTTGAATACCCTCGTGAATTCTCTCGAACACTCTTGGAACTCCAGCTAGATAAGTTGGTTTCAATTCTTGAATGTCATCACGTAACACATTCAAATCCTACACAAAACACATCAATTATTCAATTGCTCCATAATTTGATGAATGTTTGTGTGCCTTAAGAGATTTAACTACATACTCCATGGTAATAGCCAACGGAAGCCCCTTTGCGAAAGAAGTATTCCTCATTCATACGGTCAAGAATATGAGCCAGCGGCAAGAAGGAGAGATACACATCTTCATGTGTCATCTGCTTGTATTCAAGCCACACAAAAAAACAAGAGAAATATGTCAAAACTAAACAAAAGATTAAGCAAAGCGACGACGTTTAATGGTAAATAATAAAATTTCAGCTTCTTCACATGGCGTGGGATTAATTTAGGTTTAGGTTTATGTTTAGGTTTAATAACCTCCCATTGTTTAGAAACGAATATAATCTACCATAAACGTACGTGCATTAACTTTTTTTTTTTGTTAAAGATGATTCTTTTGTTACCTTGTATTCGAACTGGTCCATGAAGAGATCCACCCCAACAACGAAAGTCGCCACCGCTTCGTGAGTCAAAACCACACCTTTAGGGTCACCACTCGTGCCGCTTGTGTACATTATGGTGCATGTGTTAAATGGTTTAGGTGGACTAATCTCTTCCGGTTTCTCACGTCCCTGGTCAAAGATCAAATAGTCAACAAATATATTTTAATATGTACTTTGTGAACTCTTTTTTTTGGTCAATAGGCACCTAACTCATTTAATTCCATGCATATACACAATCCCAAAAAAAAAACAAATGCCGTCATATTTGGTTTAGCATGTGCATGTCATTAAATACCTCAAAGAATGGTCCGACCATAATGTAATTATAACGTAAAGATATACTATTACTATTCAGTTACAAAAAAAAGATAGTATAAGATTACTATTATTAAGAAATTAAGACGAGAGGCCAACCATATGAAGAAAATCGAGCCAAGAGTACGTTTTGACTCCAATTTCTGAAGCCTTGATGCTGTCTTCTTTGCTCACATTAGTGAAGGAAACTATAGCTTTTAGCCGTTTAGAACATATGGAATCTGGCTCAAGAAGCTGAATTTCAATAACATAAGAATAACAAAAAGTTTATTATTCAAATAGATCTATATATTCAAATAGATCTATATTTTTAAATGTATATTTAACTATTATTAAAATAATTTCAAAAAGCCTAACCCCTTTAATCTTGGTGTCTTGGACGAATACAAAATCGATTTCCGCGTGATCAACGATATAATCCACGGCTCCAGAACCTAAAGAACAAATGTTTTTGTTCGAGTCACGTGTATTAGGACCAAGTCGCAAAATTTTGTATGGCCACAAGAAAGCAGAATTTAACCTACCCAATGTATCATATAGAGGTACACAGATTAGAGTGTGAGCTGCACAAGCCTAAATATTTTTACAAAGTTGGGTATATGTTTATGGGGTAAGAGCTTTTGATATATACAAAATATGAGATTTTTTAAAAAAAATTGAGAGAGATGGACCTCCATTGCTATGATCCACTGAGGACAATTAATTCCATAGATTCCCACTCGACACCCCTACATATATGCATAAACCAAATTATTTCAATACATAAATTAGTCTCCAAAGAACATTTAAGTAAGTATAATGAGTTTAGTTTATGAGGACGAGGTATATAGATATATATTTAATAATATATTTACAGGCTCAGCTCCGAGAGCACGTAATGCAGAGCCAATCTGCAGAACTTCTTCATATGCTTCCTTGTACGTTTTCCACACATACGGTCCAACCTAATTGATCCGTAAACATATACGTATAAAACACTGTGTACACATAACTTTTTAATCAAGTATTTCGTTGTAGTATATATTTTAAAAAATCACCTTCTTATCTACGATTGGACGCCATCCAAGCATCTTGTTGCCAGGGAATTTCTCCACAGATTTACTAACAAAACCCAAAAGAAATTTATTAACAATAATTATACACAAAAGGTAATAATTAATTATCTTATGAGAAAATATAAATTTACGACATACCAGAATATGTCCCAAGCAGTGGTGATTTCAGAATCTATTGGAGGAAACCCTTTTTCCGACAAAAGATTCCGGTACACCGGACCTACTGACGGCTTCCCGTTTTCCCCTTTGACTCCTTCTTCCACCTTTGCCGCGAAAGACTTCATTCCTCTGAAGACAAATTCTAGAAGCTATTTACTTGATGTAAAAGAAATGGAATAGACAGAAGAACCATAAGTGTTTTAAAAAAAAAAGAGACAGAAGAACCATAAAGATACGATATGATGGATCCAACCGGCGTACGTAAAATATGAAAATATAACACTGCCCTAATCGATGAATGGTACAAAATGTGAAAAAGAATTAAAAAAACAAACACTAAGGAAATAATTTGGTTACAAAATGAAGGAGGATGTTTCTAAAAAAAAGTAAAAATAAAAGAGGGAGGTTATCATATTTTGCATTTTGTATTATTATAATCGTTGTTCGAAAACAGATGCTCCCTCCGTTTGATAGTTCGGACTAAAAGCAATAATATTAAGAAAGTTGGTACTTTAAGAAAAATAATATTTAATTAATTAATTCGACCAAAAAAAATTGATATTATTTGATTGGTTACCCTATATCCAATAAATGTAAAAGTTATCTAGATAATTGGAAACTATTTACATTTTGAAATAAAAGAATTTTCCTTAAACTATTTGCAATAAGAAATAAGAAACGGAGGGAATATAAAAGTTTCATATATTATAATAATTGTTAGAGTGTGTATTTAATGTCACCAGTTCGGTCCACCTAACAATACCGACTACAAACCCAGGGTTGATGCAGCTATCTTAAACACTCTCTTTAAATTTGACACTAATTTGGTTTCTATATTTTGTGATTTGATAAAGAGTTGTATCAACTATATATATATTTTAAGACAAAAAAATAATTAGATTAAATGCACTTAGTTTCAAAGGAAGTACGAGTAGTTTCACTAATTTATTTGAACTAAAATTATAACTAAACTAATTCACTAAGTCATGCCCTAAACGGGAGAGGATGGATAACCTGGCTTCATTCTCTTTATCCTTCTTTTCACTATCTTCTTTAATTAATGAGTATGAAGAAGCTCTAGAGAAAAAATCAATAAGTATGAAAGTGATGTAGTTGTAACGATCTCCAACCAATGTATGAACTTTCATACTTAAAACACTTAAAATCTTCCATTATCTTTTATTAATATCAGGGTAAACATAGAAAAATTTTAGTCTCTCTCTCTCCTTCCAACGTTCAATAATAAAATATAAAAGAAACCATCAAAAACATTGAGATCTTTTTTTTTTGGGCAAACAATTTATTACTTCAAAGAGTCTAATACAAAGATAGAGATACTAATAGAAAAGGGAATAAACAGAACAAAAAAAAAAACTAATAGAAAAGCAAAGGTTAAGCAACCGACCTTAGCTTAGTTGGTACAACGAAGGACTGTAGTAATGTACATATACGTCGCTGGTTCAGGCAGGTCGGATTGTGTTCTTCCCCAGCTGGAAGCTTTGTTTTTAAAAAATGTAATTGTTTATGATTTTTTAGAAATGATCAGAGAGAAAGTAGAATAAGTTGAGGAGCTGAGAAATGGTTGTTGGTTTATATAATAATATTGGAGTTGGTTGATACAGGCGAGGCCAGTATCTTTCATTTCAATGTTTTTATTATCAGTCTTCAATTTCAAATGTGTAGATAATAAAAGAAGAGAAAAAGAGAACCAAAACAAAATTGACTGATCCAACCAATAGATTTCATTAATTAATTATTGTCCTATATACCTATGGTGTTGTCTGCCGAAAGTTGATTTTTCCATAAATTTTCAACTACTGTTTTCCATTAATTGACATTACGTCTTTTATAAACACACTTCTTTATGAGTTTCTAAAGCATATCATCATGTGGAAATGGATAAAAACTGTAAGATAGGTACGTCGAGTAATTGAGTCTCTTGCTACTTGTGCAGGATACGTCGAGTAATAGAATCTCTTGCTACTTGTGCAACTTGCATTATACTCGTGAGAATCAATTTGCAAAAACAGTGTTTTATAAAACGATTTGTTACGAAAGCTTTTTTGACATTTTCTCAAAGTAAAACGTTGTATGGTTCATTTCCTAAAGTTGGTTTGTATATACTATTGCATTTACCGTACGTCACGTGATTACAATCCAGACGCTTATGCAGGGTATAGTTTTATACAATACAATGATGACTTTGTAAAAAACAAACCATGCATGATCTCGATTCTCGATTACCAAGTCGAAACCGCTAGTTACCAAGTCGAAACCGCTAGTTAATCGATCTATTCGGAATTAAAAGCCGCAAGGACCTTGACAAAGAAAACCACTGGTTTAGTACTCCCTCTGTTTTTAATCGTAAGTAGTTTTGCTTAAAAGAACAAATATTTAAGAAGCTGTAATTTGAAAAACAATACATCATTTAATCAATTAATTCAACCAATTATAAAAAAACCTAACATTATTTTATTGGTCACACAATATCCAATAAATGAAAATATGCATTGAAATATGTAAACTACTTATACTATGAAACAAATTTTTTTTGCTAAAATTACTTACATTTAGAAACGGATGGAGTATTTTGTTTTCTATATTTATAGATTTCAAAGATTGTGACAATTTTGGTCGTTTATCTTTTGAAAATGTTAATAGAGTATCAATCATGCGATATTTTTAGCTTTATAAGATTTTTTTTTCTTGGTTCGTACATAATATCAATGCATTCGCATTTACTTGCTCGGGTCTACATATTTAATAAAACACAACTGAAAAGTATCACCGAAATTTCTGATAGCTTTTAATATGGATGTTATATTTAAAAAAGAACAAGTGAGCCAAGTCAAATCGTATAAGGTATATATAGGTAGATAAACCTTTTAAGAATATTAATTGGGCAAATCTCCAAAATATCACATTTCTAAGTTTATATCACAAAAATAATACTTAAAAACTAAAATGACCAAAATAGCACATTTCTAAGTTTATCCTTTGAAAATTTTAATTTTTTTTATTTTTCAAAATTTGAAATCTTATCCCCAAAGGATAAACTTAGAAATGTGCTATTTTGGTCATTTTTGTCTTTTTCTCATATTAATTCTAAACCCTAAACCTTAAACCCTAAACCTTAAAATCTAAACCCTAAACCCTAAACTCTAAACCCTAAACCCTAAACCCTAAATCCTAAACCCCATCTTTTAACTCTAAACCCTAAGTTTGTGACTTTTGATAAAACATTAAGTGCTATTTTTGTGACTTTTGACCTTGAGTGCTAGTTTGGAAACAAAAACTTGATTTAGTACTATTTTTGTCTTTTTCTCATATTAATTCTTATAAAATGTTTTCTGCGACCGATTTATTATTTAAAATGAGTAAAGTATATTTTGAATTATATGTTATGAAAAAAAATTTACTATATGTTATGAAGGGTTGAACTAGTTATAATAACTTGTATGCTTATCATTATTATGCCATGTATCGGTCAATTACAAACGATTAAATTTCAACTTTTTGTTTAATGGATTACGAAATAATTTTCAACTTTTTGGTTTGTCAACTCACTTTCTAATTATTGTTTGTTCCAACTTCTAACTGTTTAATTTCAGCGCAGGTCAGGAAAAAAATCAATAAGACCGGCGGCCATTGTTTTGAAATCGGCAAATTGCTAATAGTCAACAGAGTCGAGGGACATTAGATTGTTTTTCCCCCCATAAACCTATATACTAATGGGTAGTAAATATTTTAGCTAGTTCTGTACGAGTAGAAAATATTTTAGATAGTTTATATGTCTAATATGAGTCCTACACACATTTATTTTATTTACATGTGGAAATAAATTATTGTACTTTGAAATTGGAAACTCTCGTTTATTTCCAAATAGAAATAAGACATTAAGAACAAAACCTAATAAGATAGTAGTATGTTTCAAAAAAAAAACCTAATAAGATAAAAAAAAAGGTAACACTCATTAAATATCTCCAACCTTCAATACAGACGACCATTAATATCAACAATAATAAAGAAATATGGGTCGATTTTTTTATATGTTGAATTAGATGAAATGTAACGCGTGGACAATAGAGGACCGTTCGCATTAATATGTGTCACAGACTCACCACGGTTGTATGGCTCAATGAACAACTGAGTTGCACGAATTGAAGCTCTTCTGCAATTTGCCAAATCCAAATTTCATAATTGTTGTTAAATTCAGTCATGTAGTAACCAATAAGAGAATAGATCTAAAGAAGAGCCAGCTGTATACACAACTTCTAATTCATTCCAAGTCAGGCTTCCATACCTTCTAATTTACTCAGAGTCTCAGGCTTCCATAATAACTTCTAACTCACTCAGAGTCTAGCTTCCATTCTTTTTTTGTTATCTTCAGATAGCACATCTGTTATCTTATCTTTTCTCCATCTTCAAACTCAAACTCAAACTCATTTATGATCATAATACTGAGTTTTTAGTTTGAAACTTTTACTTGCTAAAGAAATTCATC
Proteins encoded in this window:
- the LOC106342649 gene encoding long chain acyl-CoA synthetase 1-like isoform X2, whose product is MKSFAAKVEEGVKGENGKPSVGPVYRNLLSEKGFPPIDSEITTAWDIFCKSVEKFPGNKMLGWRPIVDKKVGPYVWKTYKEAYEEVLQIGSALRALGAEPGCRVGIYGINCPQWIIAMEACAAHTLICVPLYDTLGSGAVDYIVDHAEIDFVFVQDTKIKGLLEPDSICSKRLKAIVSFTNVSKEDSIKASEIGVKTYSWLDFLHMGREKPEEISPPKPFNTCTIMYTSGTSGDPKGVVLTHEAVATFVVGVDLFMDQFEYKMTHEDVYLSFLPLAHILDRMNEEYFFRKGASVGYYHGDLNVLRDDIQELKPTYLAGVPRVFERIHEGIQKALQELNPRRRFIFNALYKHKLSWLNRGYSHSKASPMADLIAFRKIRDKLGGRIRLLISGGAPLSPEIEEFLRVTCCCFVLQGYGLTETLGGTAMCIPDEMCMLGTVGIPAVYNEIRLEEVAEMGYDPLGENPAGEICIRGKCLFSGYYKNPKLTDEVLKDGWFHTGDIGEIQPNGVLKIIDRKKNLIKLSQGEYVALENLENIYGQNSVVQDIWVYGDSFKSMLVAVIVPNPEVVNRWAKDLGLNKPFEELCSLTELQEHIILELKSTAEKNKLKRFEYIKAVTVEIKSFDLERDLVTATLKNKRNNLLKYYQAQVDEMYRKLASKKI
- the LOC106342649 gene encoding long chain acyl-CoA synthetase 1-like isoform X1, giving the protein MKSFAAKVEEGVKGENGKPSVGPVYRNLLSEKGFPPIDSEITTAWDIFCKSVEKFPGNKMLGWRPIVDKKVGPYVWKTYKEAYEEVLQIGSALRALGAEPGCRVGIYGINCPQWIIAMEACAAHTLICVPLYDTLGSGAVDYIVDHAEIDFVFVQDTKIKGLLEPDSICSKRLKAIVSFTNVSKEDSIKASEIGVKTYSWLDFLHMGREKPEEISPPKPFNTCTIMYTSGTSGDPKGVVLTHEAVATFVVGVDLFMDQFEYKMTHEDVYLSFLPLAHILDRMNEEYFFRKGASVGYYHGDLNVLRDDIQELKPTYLAGVPRVFERIHEGIQKALQELNPRRRFIFNALYKHKLSWLNRGYSHSKASPMADLIAFRKIRDKLGGRIRLLISGGAPLSPEIEEFLRVTCCCFVLQGYGLTETLGGTAMCIPDEMCMLGTVGIPAVYNEIRLEEVAEMGYDPLGENPAGEICIRGKCLFSGYYKNPKLTDEVLKDGWFHTGDIGEIQPNGVLKIIDRKKNLIKLSQGEYVALENLENIYGQNSVVQDIWVYGDSFKSMLVAVIVPNPEVVNRWAKDLGLNKPFEELCSLTELQEHIILELKSTAEKNKLKRFEYIKAVTVEIKSFDLERDLVTATLKNKRNNLLKYYQAQVDEMYRKLASKKI